The following are from one region of the Syntrophorhabdus sp. genome:
- a CDS encoding (2Fe-2S)-binding protein, translating into MMTIAFVVNGRPVVLETDPLRRLIDVLREDLGLTGVKEGCGEGECGACSVLIDERPALACIVAVGAVEGRHVVTIEGYQERDLFRKVASAFGETGALQCGFCTPGMIIAAGALIDACPDPDEETVREALSGNLCRCTGYNRIVQAVMRASRETKETSSR; encoded by the coding sequence ATCATGACAATCGCGTTTGTGGTAAATGGCCGTCCCGTGGTCCTCGAAACGGATCCTTTGAGGCGGCTTATCGATGTCCTCAGGGAGGACCTTGGCCTGACCGGCGTCAAAGAGGGGTGCGGTGAGGGTGAATGCGGCGCCTGCTCGGTCCTTATCGATGAAAGGCCTGCACTGGCATGCATCGTTGCTGTCGGCGCGGTCGAGGGCCGTCATGTGGTCACTATCGAGGGGTATCAGGAACGGGACCTGTTTCGAAAGGTCGCTTCGGCCTTTGGCGAGACCGGGGCGCTCCAGTGCGGATTCTGCACACCGGGGATGATCATTGCCGCTGGTGCACTCATCGATGCCTGCCCCGATCCCGATGAGGAAACCGTACGGGAGGCATTGTCGGGAAATCTTTGCCGGTGTACCGGATACAACCGCATCGTCCAGGCGGTCATGCGGGCATCTCGTGAAACGAAGGAGACTTCGAGCCGATGA